In the genome of Arvicola amphibius chromosome 2, mArvAmp1.2, whole genome shotgun sequence, the window TGTTTATAGGGACAGAAATACTCAAGAACTGAAGGAGATAGAAGTCACAGCACCCAAAACAGGCAATACAATCTGAAccacaaaaagaagagaaatcaaCACCTTATAAAATTAGATGATCTACAAGCATAATGTAGCTAAACAAACGTATTGGATTTGCACCTTCATGAGGATAGTAATAGTCTTAGGATTACTTTACTAAGCACTGGTGCTCACTGGCCATTACACCTTCACCCCAGAAAGAGAGGGAAATAGAATATGGCAAGGCGGGGCCATAACAAAGGACAGCCTATGcctaacagaaaatttaaaaaaaaaaaataagtaaaagagaaCACATGATGGACCAATGCCATGGTAGAAATCTGCTGGGCTAAGGTACTCAAGACACTGTTCCTGGGTCTCCTCCTGTTGAGTACTGTAAGTTCAACATTGCCCAATGAGTCGCGCTCAGGCTCATCAACAGCACCATTGTTAGCTTCACCATCACCAACAGCACTGAGATGGTAAAAGTTAGAGACATCATCACCTTCATCCACAAAAATACCTATAGCAAAAGGAACAACGAATGAAACATCCACCTTACCAACAACCACTACAACAAAGAGTAAAGTATGATATTAGTGACTTAATTCTACCATACCTTGGAGGGGTTCTTAGAGGAAAACTGGGACCAGGAAGACTTCATCCTAAACCTCACATATACCAGGAATGCATTCTATGTTCCATATGCTCCGTGTACAAATTTCCTTGTAGTTCATCAAGGGCTCCAACTTTAACTGGACCACCACTATACAAGGTTCAACACACCACCGCCGAAACAACAGATCTAAGTGGAGAATAAAGAATGAAGCAACGTAACTGACCTGCCAGTCTTTTTCATACACCACTCTCAGAAGACAACTACAGTTACTGACACAAAGGAAGGATGGAATCCACTAATTATCAATGATATACTAAAACCCACCTTtataaccaaaaaaataaaaataaataaaaataagcttgcTAAATGAGGAAGAATTTTTAGCTGTGATTCCATGTGTACACTACATGATAATGAAATAATAGACTTCCGAATTCCTCTGGATGTACTTGCCACGAGCATCACACACTTCTTTCCTCACAGAGACGGAACATTACTTCTCAGCCTGGACTTATACTGGCTGCTGAACTGATTACATCAACCCAAGAGTGGACATGATACAATTTGCAACCAAAGGATGCCCTAGATCCTATGGCTCCTTTGTGCCAAGAAatcacatcaaaaaaaaaaaaaaaaagcagacacagAAACTTACATTGGTGGAAAACTGCATATGAATCTTTCCAAACTAGAATCATGAAAGCAtacaaacccagggcttccctgTTAATTTTACATGATTCCACAAATACCACTGTTCATGGAATGGGGCATTGGAGACTTTGTGGCCCTTAAGACCAAGCTCATTATATCACATTCTGAAACTCTGCACAAAGAACTCCAATTTGATATGGGATATGTCTTCCCCACAAGGTGGAAATGCTGTGAATGAAGGCAGTTTGACGCCATGTATTGATAGAGGAGGATGGGATGTGAACATCTAACAGGGTTCAATCAATGATGCCACGAACAGCTAAAGGGGGGGCTAAGGATCTGAGGGTAAGGAAGTCTCCTCACAACAGGTTCCGTCTATCCataattctttattcttctttattcttattcTATTTTGTTCTTAATTCTACATCATTCTTCCCTGTCCTCCCCATTACAAAAGTTTCCAGTCATATATACCCTTAAAACCAGCAATACCCCAGCCCTAGCAGGTTCCACGGCCTGAACTCTTTTGCCccatagaaaaatcaaataaggttttcacacacacacacacacacacacacacacagagagagagagagagagagagagagagagagagagagagagagagagagagagagagagagagagagagagagagatttgagagagagagatccgTGGGAGTGGCTGGTACATGTCTGGTAAACTCCataatggagaaagttagttaagagggaattaaatcatcagggaattccAGAGGAGAAGGTTAGTGTGCTAGACTAAACTTTTAGGTGGTTAGTAAAAGGCTAAAGAGTTTATTTCTAGTACATTGCTGCATTgctttttcctctcccagcatgCATAGAATCAGGTAACCAAGCAACCTATGTAAatagtcagggagaagccatgtctcTTGATCAGACAGCACCTACACCAGAGGCTGCAGTTTCTACaggcctaggtctggagttaAACTTATTTGCTCTAAGCAAagaagagacccaggcctctaatAGTCAGCTCCAGGCTATGTTATCAGCCACTCTGGCTGTgaggtaaaaccagagcagcagcttgggcaggtagtaattctctgtccttggagatctgtgaatatcttagaTGGGGTGGATGCTCTTTGTCTGGACCCTAAACGCTGACCAAAttcctgctgataaagataactacaggaaggcagatctctgcatttacagaggagagaggaacaaggccTGGGTGTGGGAAATTGTTCTGAACTAGgaaattaattcccaaatatgtaacagaagggGAAGtcagctacagagaaaaatctacagcaaaggactgtcactttattcacaaagcaataacaccaaaaagccttgccttttggtttaaCCTTTACCAGGACCACTGATAAGCTCTGATAAGTTGCCTGTGAAAATATagctgagcaattactgtataatgctGCGGCCTGTAGCAAGCAACAAATCCTTCACAGCCCACTACACGATGGCATTTGCCAACCCTCTTACTTCCCCACCAATGGTTTACCAGAGCCCATGGTGATGCTTGACCTTAGTCTACCTGCAAGACACCTGGCACCCAGAAGATCTCACTCGCCTTCAATCTCCAATCATGGCTCCCACCTAAAGAACTCTGCTCTGAGCCTGAATTTAGGAGAACACCAGTCCTTCTCCTACTCCTCAGGAAACAGGTTTGCTGCAAGAAAACCTTTACAACTGACGGTTGTTGGAGCTGTGTTGGCTGGCTCCTTACTCCTGTTCTTTCTGACATTGGTGCAGATACAGCAGACATCAGGACTCTTACTGAACAAACACTGGCTAATAACGCCTTGTCAGATGGACTGGCAAACCACTGTGAAactgttaattctttttttttttcttggaatgtctttttttttttaagatttattatgtatacaatgttctggctgcatgccagaagaggacaccagatctcattagatggttgtgagccatcccacatggttgctgggaattgaactcaagatttccagaagagcagttagtgcttttaatctctgagccttctcttcaaTTCTTATATGTGGTTTCCATCGGCACTGTGTACGCCTCAAGGACCAGGGAATGGAATGCAATGAGcatagtatattttttaaaagtcttttagaTATGGAAAAATAGCTTAGTCATGAATTCCACTATCCCCAAGGCTATCCCTGACAACCAGAACCCAGAGATGTCACTCACTCAGGATAATCACAGTTCTAGAACCCATGATGCCCGCTGGACAGTATATAAACAGAGACCAAGAGCAATGCTTTGCTCTGCACATGGGAGAGACATCACCTTGAACAGCCCTGTGGCTACATCATCTCCTCCATATTCTGACCCCTGAATCAGAGACTTCTGTTAAAGACTGGACATGACCTGAAGTTAATATACATCACACAGGTGAGCAGTCTTGGCAAGAAGGCTTAGGATCTTAGTTAGGAATTAAGATTGTGAaccttagccgggcagtggtggcacacatctttaatcccagcactcgggaggcagaggcaggcggatctctgtgagttcgaggccaacctgggctgcaagagctagttccgggacagtctccaaaagctacagaagaaaccctgtctcgaaaaaccaaaaataaataaataaataaataaataaataaataaataaataaataaagagtgtGAACCTTGTGTGATGACTCTCAGCATTTTAAACCATAACTTTTGTTATACTAAGTATGCATATAGCTACCTTCTTTCTCATGAAAGTTAGGGTCACTTTCTTATGATCAATGATTGGCTATAAGTCTGCAAACCAAATGCAAGAtaactgatttttaaagaaacattgtatgatttgtattatatatttaaagcCACTTGCTTTGCTTTAATTGCTTAATGAGTCACAGCccttttgaaaacaaatatatccccaattttatgtgtatatttgtgtgttcaaGAGAATGCCttccatgtgtgtacaggtgatAAACcagagaagagggtgtcagatcccctggacctggagtggTTATGAGCAGGTGGTTATGAGCATCCTAACTTGGAtgctgagatctgaactcaggtcatccccAAGAAGAACATGTGCCAAGCGACCTACCAAGCCCCATAAAACTTTCTACCCAATGACCTAAAAGTCTTTCacagattaacaacaacaacaaaagctaaataaataagaaagcaaataaatgatCCTTGGGAACATGACGCATCAATATTAAGATATTGTATATGGTCAATTTGCACCATAAACTGAATATAATCCAAAGACAATGCCCAACAATTTATAATAAGAAAACTGCAAAGCTACATGCAAAGTAGAAACACTCAGAATGCTCAATAATTATGAAAAAAGAGTACATACATTGACACAATGTGACTTCTATGTTTACGACAAAAGGTATAATAATCAAGAATGTGTACAATATTTGTGAAGAAAtaaaggggatggagagaaaaggaaagaacaaaagcacaaaacTATAGTCAACTTTTAATCAAAACACCAAAGGATGAGCTCAGTCAGGAAAAACATGATTCTGACCAATGTTACCCCATGACCTATGGTTCTATGTGTATAGAGATTAAATAAACAGACGTCATGACTCccacaaaattaattcaaagcAACCCTTGAATTGCTATGTTTCTGACTCTCCAGCTACTGATAATTCTTCCGGGGAGAACCCATGCTCTAGAGCCCTCTCTACAAATGGAGGTGATCTCCTCCAGAGCTGACTGTGGTTCTACAACCCCTCATGCCCCTGTGGTTTCAGGCAAACTCAGCCCCAACGATGCCcaatcacaaaaaaaaagaagaagaatttaaTGTCTGTTTCCTGCCACATGGATTATGGCACAAATATGGAATATGCCCTATCTACCTGCCCAATACCATGTAAACCTGAGATGCCTTTGGAGCTCAGAAACTCCTTTGGTCCCCTGGAATTGAACGTCACAGAATCACACCATAGCGGCTGATGACAGCAGAAGTTAGAAGCATTCTAATCATGTATTGCTGAAGGATGAACCCCATCACCTCCTTATCAATTTATAAACTCTCTGGAATATTTATAAGACAAACCTGAAAGTGGAAAGCAACATTCAGAACTTCTAGAAACCAGGCCTTTGGTTTTCCAATCTGTCTTCCCACTGCACAACAAAACAGTGCCTGTGTTTGCACACTGGACGGTGATATTACAAGCATCCCATGCCAGGGTAGCagagcctccccctccccaaggAATCCACACTCAGCAAGGCTCAGAGGCCAGTGTCCACTGCCCAGGTCACCACAGGGACCAACAGAACCATATTCTGACTCATGGTCCATCCTAGTTCCAACAACTAGGAAGGACTCTGACAGATCAGCCGATCTGCTTTTCCTGGCCTGTGGACAGTGTCCCCCACACTCAGCGTGGCATGgcttgtggtcttccttacaGCTCCCTACAGCAGAACTAAAGGAGAATCCCGGAAAGTACCTGTAAGCTACCTCCCACTGCTCCTGATTACTCAGCCTTCAAGAGTCCCTCATTAGCTTGGACTGGGAACTGAGTCTCAGGACATTAGCAGTTACCCTATTGGGTGAGCAGAGATCAAATGACTCAGCCCCCACAAGTCCTCCCAGCTCTGCCCCTCCACACTACGGTCAGTCAGGACCCTAGTCTGGGGAATTTGAAGGTTAGTAGAATCTTCCATTCTCCTAGAGCACGTCCTGTTCCTCTTCCAGGTCATAGGGGCCTCTCTGAGCACATTCCAGTACACACTCAATGTCCAGTGCGGTTAACCCTTTGCTTCACAGCTGGGATGTCCTGCAGTCAAACACACGTCACATTCAAACTGTACCTGTTGTTAAAGCAACAGGAGGCCATCGATTACAACATGAAGGGCCACTGGGAGGgcttggaggcaggaaggagatagTGGAAATGATGTCATTAAAATCCCAAAAGCCATGTTAAGAAGTTGAAACAGGATTTATAACCATGTGTTCCAGAGCTTAgggatttgtattagagcacaCCAAGTACTACTCACGCCATTTCTCTCAGGCTGTCCATCTTAAACCTGGAAAACGCAGCCACGCTAGGCACCATCTTATCCAGTTCACCTATTTTGGTTGACCCAGTGTGACTACAGCAATTCGGTTTCATGAAAGTTTAGTTCTTCAGTCAATATTCCTGATGGCCTGGTTGGTGAACCTGAGAAATGGCCAGTCGGGACATTTATTGATcatctaaaattgattacctCAGTACTCATGGCTAACGTCTACTACGGTCAAGCAGGAAGGCTTTTGtcctccttcctgcccctctcCTTTTGTGCTGCGACTACCCCTGCTGTACAGTTGGTCAGTGAACTCAGCCATTGCACGGGCCCCTCTTCGTTTGTTAAGCTCCCAACACAAGTCAGAGAAGCTGAACCACACCCTTTCACTGATGTATTTTTCCTTCTCCCGGACCAGTAAAGGCCCAGCCTGGAAGGAGTTGCAGGACTGTCTTCCCAGCGCCGAGGAGAGGAAGGATTCAATGTTCAAAGGGATTCTCAGTTAGACAGTGTGaggtaagcctgagctataggagaCACTGATCTAAACCAGTCattcaaccttcctgatgctgtgaacctttaatacagttcctcatgttgtggtgactctccccaactgtaaaattattttcactactacttcataactataattttgctactgttatgaactataatataaatatctgtgctttctaaTAATCTTAGGCTACTCCTGTGATGGGGTCCTTTGATGCCCCAAAGAGAGACTAGACACCCCaccaggttgaaaaccactgttctaaaCTGATATAAaccaatgaacaaataaataagtagagtttaagaaaaaaatggaatgaaattcTTAATGACAATGAAACattggaaaatataaacaaatagagaTTAGAGCAGtaatgaatttaaagaaaatgaaattttaatgctgggcagtggtggcacacacctttaatcccagcactcgggaggctgaagcaggcggatctctgtgagttcaaggccagcctgatctacaagagctatagttccaggacaggctccaaagctacagagaaactctgtcttgaaaagagagagagagagagagagagagagagagagagagagagagaatgaaattttaaaaatgaaaccaataactgactttaaaatgataaaccTAATCGAAAGAACACTGACTCAGCTACACTGACTCTGAAACAGAGTAGGCACGTCCCTGCTAGAGACAATGCCATTATTAAGACATTGTATGACTTTGTCCCATGTAAAATGTAAGCTGCTGAGTGCTGTAAATTGGCCCAGAGTTAGAGCCAATGGCCTGTGTCTCAAACCTCTCAGCTGACTTGACTGTGTCAACCAGGATTGCATTTATCTGCACAGGAGAGTTCCCTAACTGGAAACTGAATACTCCAGTGGTTCAAGTTACCCTCCCTACATTGTATACGACTAATTCTGTCTTCATTCCATGGGAGGAATTAATACAGGCTTGGAAATGACACAGTCACCCAACCTGCCCCACCAGGCCCTTCGTTATGATGGAGGCCCTGCAGCTCACCTTCAGTCTCTGATCTAATGACTGTCCAGTCTGTTTCCCCTGCAGTGTACACAGGACACTGTTcctcctcttctggtctgaagggaaaagccacacacatacacagatcctTTCCCTGTTACTGCAGCAGACAGTCCACTGCGTGACTCAAACTGGTGATTTTAGAACTATGGTGCTGCAGACCTATAATCCAAGAATTTAGGGTGGTAGCCAGGGCAACGCCCCATAGGGATACAGACAGGGTTCAAGTCCACCTCAATCAACATAGGACATCTTGACTCAAACCTGCTTTTCAAAAAGACTAGAGatgcagctgttctagaattaATATATCTTCATGGTTGAACTGgacgtggtggcgcacgcctttaatcccagcagtagggaggcaaaggcaggtggatctctgtgagttcgaggccagcctggtctacaagagctggttccaggatagctagggctgttacacagagaatccctgtcttgaaataacaaacaaaaccaatatatgtgtgtgtgtgtgtgtgtgtgtgtgtgtgtgtgtgtgtgtataatcttcATGGCACACCAAGGCTTAATATTGGTGGTGTTGTAGTGGTCCCTTGAGCGCCACGTTAGAGCCTGATCTTTGGTAGGAGGATGGGACTCTTGGCCGGTAGTAACTCAGGATTGTCTCCTTTGTTATGGGAATTGTAGTATACTGGCTGGTTAATCCCGGTGAACAAACATTTACAGTTTATACTAATCTCTATAAGGCCTGGTTATCATAGTACTTACCTTTGGGGTATCTGGGAGCCAGCCCTCTCTTAGATTCTCTCTACTCTGTGATTTAGCATCTCCTAAGAATGGATAAACCATTAGAGCATCAATTCCACTCCTCCACTTCACACGAGACACCCTTCACCAGCTCCACAAAATTAACTCCAGAAGGATTCTAAACCTGAATGTTAAATGTTACAAGTGCAGAACTTCTGGAAGATTCTAGAGAGACAAGGGTTCTTGGGGTTTGCCAAATCTGCCACAGCGGCCATACAAACCACTACAGGCGCCAGCATTTCAAAGTGACCTAAACATGAAGGCTATTCCTAAGGACAGTCCAGCTCCCAATGCCCTGCCCAGACGCAGCCCACGGActgaagttattcagaggctgcAGTCCTGGCCCACAGAGTTGCAACGACATCGCAGGACTACACAGGACACGGAGGACCACATGGGACACACAGGAATGCACGGGACACGCAGAACCACGCAGCACCAGGCAGGAACATGAGGAACACTGCGTCTGGCCGCTGGCTCCTACCCAGCCAGGGGATGACAGACCACACCGACTCCAGCGGCTCAGCCGGCCACTCCTCCCAGTCTGGGGACAGCAGCCCCTCGCTCACCACGGTCGGCCACACCTCCCTGCCTGGGGACAGCCCCTCACTCACCACAGAGCTGCTGACAAGCTCGTTTGCTCACTCCCCACAGGGAAGCCCAAACACAGACAGCAAACAGGCCAACTTCCGACTTTCTGAGCAGAGGAGCTGAGCCTGGCGTCCGGAAGAACCCTCCCATCTGACTGGCGGGTCCGATGGAGGCTCTGATTGGCTTGTGAGGCCTGAGTGACAGAACTGGTTGAGCTGAAAGGACACAGCAGTGCTACCCAACCCTGGCTGCACTGCAACACATACCTATCCCACACTGGCTGGAGATTCCTGCCAAATTGAACAGCAAATCTCTGGCTAATTTAAACCAATGGTTTCAGGGTTTtgggggtttctttcttttcatatatatatttttaatttttctagacacggtgtttctgtgttgctttggagcctatcctggaacttgctctattgatcagattggcctcgaactcacagacatctgcctgcctctaccttccgagtgctgggatcaaaggcatgcacaaccactgcccctgtccccccaccccacccccgctaATGGGGAAGTATGCAAATTCAGAAGGAGGCTAATAAGACAATACCACACAAGAAGAACAAGGGTAtctcaatatgtgtgtgtgtgtgtgtgtgtgtgtgtgtgtgtgtgtgtgtgtgtgtatgtatgtggaatatagatagatagatagatagatag includes:
- the LOC119806494 gene encoding uncharacterized protein LOC119806494 isoform X2, with product MDHESEYGSVGPCGDLGSGHWPLSLAECGFLGEGEALLPWHGMLVISPSSVQTQALFCCAVGRQIGKPKAWFLEVLNVAFHFQALHHSLSLLSYRIRGMIHNFRIHSFIFIVFKNKRKESLEVPPCQSQSTSNRSI